The proteins below are encoded in one region of Lactuca sativa cultivar Salinas chromosome 3, Lsat_Salinas_v11, whole genome shotgun sequence:
- the LOC111884434 gene encoding G-type lectin S-receptor-like serine/threonine-protein kinase At4g27290: MEVYPMLLLFSSTIFFFLSSSAAVDTISANQPIKDGKTIVSDGKMYELGFFSPGKSTNRYLGIWYKKISTGTVVWVANRETPISDTSGGFEVDRQGNLLIRSGSNTVIWSSNTPASVRNASPVAQLLDSGNLVVWDESSTKENPIWQSFDYPGNTLLPGMKLGKDLVKEREWSITTWKSPDDPSIGLYKLRLDANGYPQVFVGEGQVDNFRLAPWNGVGFRGIPVENTNPIYSVEFVVNQKEIYYRYELIGSVFQRIIVMSDGILLHMSWINRTQQWVVYGSIAVDSCSQYGRCGPYGSCFIKTYPPCSCMEGFEVKDPEEWNVGDWSSGCQRETPLDSGSSTAGDDFQKVSGMKFPDTRRSWFNVSMSLGECEMACRSNCSCTAYANLDIRNGGSGCLLWFDELMDMGEHDDPQELYIRLATSKLAGQSSFDQKNGVLTIVLCVSSAALLLCAVVYVYRKKKKMPHKQRRENAHILNYEDDTGFQMENLDELPFFSRHKIAKATNNFSSDYNL; encoded by the exons ATGGAGGTTTATCCCATGCTTCTGTTATTCTCCAGCACCATATTCTTTTTCTTGTCAAGTTCTGCTGCAGTAGATACAATATCTGCAAATCAACCAATCAAAGATGGCAAGACTATTGTTTCAGATGGCAAGATGTATGAACTGGGGTTTTTTAGCCCTGGAAAGTCTACGAATCGATACCTGGGGATATGGTACAAAAAGATATCAACGGGTACAGTTGTGTGGGTCGCTAACAGGGAGACTCCAATTAGCGATACATCTGGCGGTTTTGAAGTTGATAGACAAGGAAACCTGCTGATTCGCAGTGGAAGTAATACGGTGATCTGGTCATCAAATACGCCAGCATCTGTCAGGAATGCTAGTCCTGTGGCACAACTTCTAGACAGTGGAAATCTTGTCGTGTGGGATGAAAGTAGCACTAAAGAAAACCCCATCTGGCAAAGCTTTGACTATCCTGGTAACACGTTGCTACCAGGAATGAAACTAGGGAAGGATTTAGTAAAAGAAAGAGAGTGGTCTATAACCACCTGGAAGAGCCCTGATGATCCTTCTATAGGTCTGTATAAACTCAGGTTAGACGCAAATGGATATCCGCAGGTATTTGTGGGAGAAGGTCAAGTTGATAACTTTAGGCTTGCACCATGGAATGGTGTTGGGTTTCGGGGCATTCCTGTTGAAAACACGAATCCAATTTACTCCGTAGAGTTTGTTGTCAACCAGAAGGAAATATATTATAGATATGAACTAATAGGTTCAGTTTTTCAAAGGATAATTGTGATGTCGGATGGCATCCTACTGCATATGAGTTGGATCAATCGAACCCAACAATGGGTCGTGTATGGAAGTATAGCTGTTGATAGCTGCAGTCAGTATGGACGTTGTGGTCCTTATGGGAGCTGCTTCATCAAAACCTATCCCCCTTGCAGTTGTATGGAAGGTTTTGAAGTAAAAGACCCTGAAGAATGGAATGTCGGAGATTGGTCAAGTGGGTGTCAACGTGAAACGCCATTGGATTCTGGGAGTAGTACTGCAGGGGATGACTTCCAGAAAGTTTCAGGTATGAAGTTCCCAGACACAAGACGTTCATGGTTCAACGTGAGCATGTCCCTTGGAGAATGTGAGATGGCATGCAGAAGTAATTGCTCTTGTACAGCTTATGCAAATTTAGATATCAGAAACGGGGGAAGTGGATGTTTGCTATGGTTTGATGAGTTAATGGACATGGGAGAGCACGATGATCCTCAAGAACTTTACATACGATTGGCAACCTCTAAGTTAGCAG GTCAATCCAGCTTCGACCAGAAGAATGGAGTATTGACTATTGTGCTGTGTGTTTCGTCAGCTGCACTCCTATTGTGTGCAGTAGTATATGTCtacagaaagaaaaagaaaatgccTCACAAGCAACGGCGAG AAAATGCACATATCCTTAATTATGAGGATGATACCGGTTTTCAGATGGAAAACCTTGATGAGTTACCATTTTTTAGCCGGCATAAAATAGCAAAGGCTACCAATAACTTCAGCAGTGATTATAATTTATAA